The Hyphomonas sediminis genome contains a region encoding:
- a CDS encoding gamma carbonic anhydrase family protein, with protein sequence MAIYELDGVAPTLPGEGKFWIAGSAEVMGNVVLKESASVWYGCVLRGDNDPIIIGENSNIQDLTVIHTDKGAPVTIGKNVTVGHRVILHGCEIGDDTLIGMGSTILNRVKIGRNCIIGANALIPEGKEIPDNSLVMGAPGKVVKDVSEVQLQVIRMSAIHYVENWQRHAKGIKRLG encoded by the coding sequence ATGGCAATTTATGAACTGGACGGCGTGGCGCCGACTTTGCCGGGTGAGGGGAAGTTCTGGATTGCCGGAAGCGCCGAAGTGATGGGCAATGTGGTGCTCAAAGAGAGCGCCTCGGTGTGGTATGGTTGCGTCCTGCGCGGTGACAACGACCCTATTATCATTGGAGAAAATTCCAATATTCAGGATCTCACCGTGATCCACACCGACAAGGGCGCGCCGGTGACGATCGGGAAGAATGTCACTGTTGGCCACCGCGTAATCCTGCATGGATGCGAAATCGGCGACGACACGCTGATCGGCATGGGATCGACGATCCTCAACCGGGTCAAGATTGGTCGAAATTGCATCATTGGGGCTAATGCCCTGATTCCGGAGGGAAAAGAGATCCCCGACAACTCGCTCGTGATGGGCGCCCCCGGAAAAGTGGTCAAAGATGTATCAGAGGTCCAGCTTCAGGTGATCCGGATGTCTGCGATCCACTATGTCGAGAACTGGCAGCGCCATGCCAAGGGAATCAAACGCCTCGGCTAG